Proteins found in one Flavobacterium channae genomic segment:
- the aroC gene encoding chorismate synthase, with protein MAGNTFGKLLKLTTFGESHGEALGGILDGCPAGIELDFDFIQSEMQRRKPGQSSIVTQRKEEDEVQFLSGIFEGKTTGTPIGFIIPNTNQKSDDYSHIKDTYRPSHADYVYEQKYGIRDYRGGGRSSARETASRVVGGAIAKQIISEIKINAFVSSVGEIFIDKPYQDLDFSKIESNAVRCPDLESAAKMEAHIKEIKKQGDTVGGTITCVIQNVPIGLGEPVFDKLHAELGKAMLSINAVKGFEFGSGFCGAKMKGSEHNDSFNSDGTTKSNLSGGIQGGISNGMDIYFRVAFKPVATLIQKQEVLTNQGKIVEQQGKGRHDPCVVPRAVPIVEAMAALVIADYFLLNK; from the coding sequence ATGGCTGGAAATACTTTTGGAAAATTATTAAAATTAACCACTTTTGGAGAATCTCATGGAGAGGCTTTGGGTGGAATATTGGATGGATGTCCTGCAGGTATAGAATTGGATTTCGATTTTATTCAAAGTGAAATGCAACGTAGAAAACCTGGACAATCTTCAATTGTAACTCAGCGTAAGGAAGAAGATGAAGTGCAGTTTTTATCTGGAATTTTTGAAGGTAAAACTACAGGAACTCCAATTGGATTTATTATTCCAAATACCAATCAAAAATCTGACGACTATTCTCATATAAAAGATACTTACAGACCAAGTCATGCAGATTATGTTTATGAACAGAAATATGGAATCCGTGATTACAGAGGAGGAGGAAGAAGTTCTGCTCGTGAAACAGCGAGTAGAGTAGTTGGTGGCGCCATTGCCAAACAGATTATCTCTGAAATTAAAATAAATGCATTTGTTTCTTCAGTTGGAGAAATTTTCATCGATAAGCCATATCAAGATTTAGATTTTTCAAAAATAGAAAGTAATGCTGTGCGCTGTCCAGATTTAGAGTCAGCCGCTAAAATGGAAGCACATATTAAGGAAATCAAGAAGCAAGGGGATACTGTTGGAGGCACTATTACATGTGTAATTCAAAATGTTCCAATTGGTTTAGGAGAACCAGTTTTTGATAAACTTCATGCCGAACTAGGAAAAGCAATGTTATCAATAAATGCTGTAAAAGGTTTTGAGTTTGGTAGTGGTTTTTGTGGTGCAAAAATGAAAGGAAGCGAGCATAACGATTCTTTTAATTCTGATGGTACTACAAAAAGCAATCTTTCTGGAGGTATTCAAGGAGGAATTTCAAACGGAATGGATATTTATTTTAGAGTAGCATTTAAACCCGTTGCAACATTAATTCAAAAGCAAGAAGTTTTAACCAATCAAGGGAAAATTGTTGAGCAACAAGGAAAAGGTCGACATGACCCATGTGTAGTTCCAAGAGCTGTTCCTATTGTGGAAGCAATGGCAGCTTTAGTAATTGCAGATTATTTTTTATTAAATAAATAA
- a CDS encoding MlaD family protein, translated as MKLTKEIKTAILVIVSILLFIWGYNFLKGKNLFDSNNKLYVVFESVEGLAPSSIITIKGVPVGRVNSYSFLENKKVVVELSITSNYPISKTSVAELRGSSPLGGKEIVIIPNDADSNLAVSGDYLKASSKLGLTDALAQQLEPLQVKVQKLLDNADVLFSNVNDILDEKTKQNLKSSIAELNKTLSEFSVASKNINGMIAENKSKINSTMTSFDKTAANFSKISDSLAAANLGQTVKNLEKTLANVDKIMADIDSGKGTMGKLMKDDAMYNNFTNTSKELELLLQDLRLNPTRYVNVSLFGKKNKPYVAPVNDSIKK; from the coding sequence TTGAAACTAACAAAAGAAATCAAAACCGCTATCCTTGTAATTGTATCTATATTATTATTCATTTGGGGATATAATTTTTTAAAAGGAAAAAACCTTTTTGATAGCAATAATAAATTGTATGTCGTATTTGAATCTGTTGAAGGATTAGCTCCATCCTCAATTATTACAATCAAAGGTGTTCCAGTTGGAAGAGTTAATTCATATTCTTTTTTGGAAAATAAAAAGGTTGTGGTTGAATTATCAATTACCTCAAATTATCCAATTTCTAAAACAAGTGTTGCAGAACTTAGAGGATCATCTCCATTAGGAGGGAAAGAGATTGTAATAATTCCAAATGATGCAGATAGTAATTTAGCAGTATCGGGTGATTACTTAAAAGCGAGTAGTAAATTAGGATTAACAGATGCATTAGCACAGCAATTAGAACCTTTACAGGTTAAAGTTCAAAAATTATTAGATAATGCTGATGTATTGTTTTCGAATGTCAATGATATTTTAGACGAGAAAACAAAACAAAATTTAAAAAGCAGTATTGCTGAATTGAATAAAACTCTTTCTGAATTTAGTGTAGCTTCTAAAAACATTAATGGAATGATTGCAGAGAACAAATCTAAAATCAATTCAACGATGACAAGTTTTGATAAAACCGCTGCTAATTTTTCAAAAATTTCAGATTCATTGGCTGCAGCTAACTTAGGACAAACGGTTAAGAATTTAGAAAAAACATTAGCTAATGTTGATAAAATCATGGCAGATATCGATAGTGGAAAAGGAACTATGGGTAAATTAATGAAAGATGATGCTATGTACAATAACTTTACTAATACTTCAAAAGAATTAGAATTGTTGTTACAAGATTTACGATTAAACCCAACACGCTATGTAAACGTTTCTCTTTTTGGAAAGAAAAACAAACCTTATGTAGCACCTGTTAACGACTCAATAAAAAAGTAA
- a CDS encoding iron chaperone: MTSEATTVDQYINEAPEDRREALQKLRNVILENLPKGFQEGMGYGMAGYVVPHSIYPSGYHCNPKQPLPFMGFASQKNSINFYHMGIYAKPELYDWFVSEYPKYSKQKLDLGKSCLRIKKPENIPFELIGELVKKITVEDWIATYESAFKK, from the coding sequence ATGACATCAGAAGCAACTACAGTAGATCAATACATCAACGAAGCTCCAGAAGATAGAAGAGAAGCATTACAGAAATTACGAAACGTAATTTTAGAAAATCTGCCAAAAGGTTTTCAAGAAGGAATGGGTTATGGAATGGCTGGTTATGTTGTGCCTCATTCAATTTATCCAAGCGGGTATCATTGTAATCCAAAGCAACCATTGCCATTTATGGGATTTGCTAGTCAAAAAAATAGCATTAATTTTTATCATATGGGTATTTATGCAAAACCTGAATTATACGATTGGTTTGTATCCGAATATCCGAAATATTCTAAGCAAAAATTAGATTTAGGCAAAAGTTGTTTGCGAATCAAGAAACCTGAAAATATCCCATTTGAATTGATTGGTGAACTAGTAAAGAAAATTACGGTTGAAGATTGGATTGCTACTTATGAGTCAGCATTTAAAAAATAA
- the serB gene encoding phosphoserine phosphatase SerB, producing MDSEIFLLNISGQDKPGLTSSLTAVLAEYDAKVLDIGQANIHDTLSLGILFQIKSGKKSAAVLKDLLFKSYELGIKAKFTPISLDDYEGWVGLQGKDRYIVTLLGEKLTAEQISEVTKVISEKNLNIDAIKRLTGRASLVKEDDYPRACIQLSIRGEIHDKSDFTSKFMQISSELDLDIAFQEDNIFRRNRRLVCFDMDSTLIQTEVIDELAELAGVGEQVKAITESAMNGEIDFNESFKQRMKLLKGLKEEVLEEVAVNLPITKGARRLIDTLKAYGFKTAILSGGFTYFGKYLQKELGIDYVFANQLEIKDGVLTGGYLGEIVDGNKKAEYLQELANREGINISQTIAVGDGANDLPMLNLAGLGIAFHAKPKVKDNAQSSISSIGLDGVLYLLGYHDRHIDLMQ from the coding sequence ATGGATAGCGAGATTTTTTTATTGAATATTTCAGGACAAGATAAACCTGGATTAACGTCTTCATTAACTGCTGTTTTGGCAGAATACGATGCCAAAGTTTTAGATATTGGTCAGGCTAATATTCATGATACTTTATCATTAGGAATTCTTTTTCAAATCAAATCAGGAAAAAAATCTGCTGCTGTATTAAAAGATTTACTTTTCAAATCTTACGAATTAGGAATTAAAGCAAAATTTACTCCTATTTCTCTTGACGATTACGAAGGTTGGGTTGGATTACAAGGAAAAGATCGTTATATCGTAACACTTTTAGGAGAAAAATTAACTGCTGAACAAATCTCTGAAGTAACAAAAGTTATTTCTGAGAAGAATTTGAATATTGATGCAATAAAGCGATTGACAGGAAGAGCCTCTTTAGTGAAAGAAGATGATTATCCTAGAGCTTGTATTCAATTGTCGATTCGTGGAGAAATACATGATAAATCTGATTTTACATCTAAATTTATGCAAATTTCAAGCGAATTGGATTTGGACATTGCATTTCAAGAAGATAATATTTTTAGAAGAAACAGACGTTTGGTTTGTTTTGATATGGATTCTACATTAATTCAAACTGAAGTTATTGATGAATTAGCCGAACTTGCTGGTGTAGGCGAACAAGTGAAAGCCATAACGGAATCTGCAATGAACGGTGAAATCGACTTTAATGAAAGTTTTAAACAAAGAATGAAACTTTTAAAAGGTTTAAAAGAGGAAGTTCTTGAAGAAGTAGCGGTTAATTTGCCTATTACCAAAGGAGCTAGAAGATTAATCGATACGTTGAAAGCTTACGGATTTAAAACAGCTATTCTTTCTGGTGGATTTACTTACTTTGGTAAATATTTACAAAAAGAATTAGGAATTGATTATGTGTTTGCAAATCAATTGGAAATTAAAGATGGTGTTTTAACTGGTGGTTATCTTGGCGAAATTGTAGATGGTAATAAAAAAGCCGAATATTTACAAGAATTAGCAAATAGAGAAGGAATTAATATCAGTCAAACAATCGCTGTAGGTGATGGAGCTAACGATTTGCCAATGTTGAATTTAGCTGGTTTAGGAATTGCTTTTCATGCTAAGCCAAAAGTAAAAGACAATGCACAAAGTTCAATTTCTAGTATTGGTTTAGATGGCGTTTTATATCTTCTAGGTTATCACGACAGACATATTGATTTAATGCAATAA
- a CDS encoding (Fe-S)-binding protein, with protein sequence MSENLIVPTMAEMMAQGKQPEILFWVGSAGSFDDRAKKITRAFVKILNKANVNFAVLGTEESCTGDVAKRAGNEFLFQMQAFMNIELLNAYEVKKIVTCDPHSFNCLKNEYPSLGGNYEVLHHTQFIQQLLKEGRIDFNKDTYKGSRVTFHDPCYLGRANSEYQAPREILSQTNADVVEMKRSKSSALCCGAGGAQMFKEPEKGNMDINVLRTQDALETNPNIIATGCPYCNTMMTDGVKFAHKENEIKVLDIAEIIANAQNL encoded by the coding sequence ATGTCTGAAAATTTAATTGTACCAACAATGGCCGAAATGATGGCTCAAGGAAAACAACCAGAAATTCTTTTTTGGGTAGGTTCTGCTGGTAGTTTCGATGACAGAGCAAAAAAAATCACTAGAGCTTTCGTTAAAATTTTAAATAAAGCAAATGTAAATTTTGCTGTTTTAGGTACTGAAGAAAGTTGTACTGGAGATGTTGCAAAAAGAGCGGGGAATGAATTTTTATTTCAAATGCAAGCTTTTATGAATATCGAATTGCTTAATGCTTACGAAGTAAAAAAGATTGTAACATGTGATCCTCATTCTTTTAATTGTTTAAAAAATGAATATCCTAGTTTAGGTGGAAATTATGAAGTTTTGCACCACACTCAGTTTATTCAACAACTTTTAAAAGAAGGAAGAATCGATTTTAATAAAGATACTTATAAAGGAAGTAGAGTTACTTTTCACGATCCTTGTTATTTAGGTAGAGCGAATAGCGAATACCAAGCACCAAGAGAAATATTATCGCAAACAAATGCTGATGTTGTAGAAATGAAAAGAAGCAAAAGTTCTGCATTATGTTGTGGAGCTGGTGGAGCGCAAATGTTTAAAGAACCTGAAAAAGGGAATATGGATATTAATGTTTTAAGAACTCAAGATGCTCTTGAAACAAATCCAAATATTATTGCCACAGGTTGTCCTTATTGTAATACAATGATGACCGATGGTGTGAAATTTGCTCACAAAGAAAATGAAATCAAAGTGTTAGATATTGCAGAAATAATTGCTAACGCACAAAATTTATAA
- a CDS encoding (Fe-S)-binding protein: MNFLDNIFFALLLAIGIGYFTINVKKLIRNIKLGQDVDRSDNSSERWKNMAMIALGQSKMVKRPIAGFLHIIVYVGFVIINIEVIEIIIDGLFGTHRVLSFMGVFYDILIGSFEVLAFLVLVAVVVFWIRRNVTKLARFTSSDLNGQPKNDANYILYFEMVLMTLFLVMNAADFHLQNLGISHYNSVGSFPISQFIAPIFNGMSEGSVVIIERAAWWLHIAGILVFLNYLYFSKHLHILLAFPNTYFADLNAKGKLNNLESVTNEVKLMMDPNADPFAAPANPDAVPAKFGASDVQDLNWVQLLNAYSCTECGRCTSSCPANQTGKKLSPRKIMMDTRDRLEEVGRNIDLNKGVFVEDGKSLLNDYITPEELWACTTCNACVEECPINISPLSIIIEMRRYLVMEQSAAPMELNNMMSNIENNGAPWPYNQMDRLNWVNE; the protein is encoded by the coding sequence ATGAATTTTTTAGATAATATTTTCTTCGCATTGCTTTTAGCAATAGGTATTGGTTATTTTACAATTAATGTAAAAAAACTTATTCGTAACATAAAATTAGGTCAAGATGTTGATCGTAGTGATAACTCTTCTGAAAGATGGAAGAACATGGCTATGATTGCCTTAGGACAATCAAAAATGGTAAAACGTCCAATTGCAGGATTTTTACACATTATAGTTTATGTTGGTTTTGTAATCATCAATATTGAAGTTATTGAAATTATTATCGATGGATTATTTGGAACACACCGTGTTTTATCATTTATGGGTGTTTTTTATGATATTTTAATCGGTTCATTTGAAGTTTTAGCATTCTTAGTTTTAGTAGCGGTTGTAGTATTTTGGATTAGAAGAAATGTTACTAAACTGGCTCGTTTTACAAGTTCAGATTTAAATGGACAACCTAAAAATGACGCTAACTACATTTTATATTTTGAAATGGTTTTAATGACGTTGTTTTTAGTAATGAATGCTGCTGATTTTCATTTACAAAATTTAGGTATTAGTCATTATAACAGTGTTGGTAGTTTTCCAATATCACAGTTTATTGCGCCAATTTTCAATGGAATGAGCGAAGGTTCAGTTGTTATTATTGAAAGAGCAGCTTGGTGGTTACATATTGCGGGTATTTTAGTTTTCTTAAACTATTTATATTTCTCAAAACATTTACATATTTTATTAGCATTTCCTAATACGTATTTTGCAGATTTAAATGCAAAAGGAAAATTAAACAATTTAGAAAGTGTTACTAATGAAGTAAAACTAATGATGGATCCAAATGCAGATCCGTTTGCAGCGCCTGCAAATCCAGATGCTGTTCCTGCTAAATTTGGAGCTTCAGATGTTCAAGATTTAAATTGGGTTCAATTATTAAATGCTTATAGCTGTACAGAATGTGGTCGTTGTACTTCATCTTGTCCTGCAAATCAAACAGGTAAAAAATTATCTCCTAGAAAGATTATGATGGATACTCGTGATCGTTTAGAAGAAGTAGGAAGAAATATCGATTTAAATAAAGGTGTTTTTGTTGAAGACGGAAAATCTTTATTAAACGACTATATTACTCCAGAGGAGTTATGGGCTTGTACAACTTGTAATGCATGTGTTGAAGAATGTCCTATTAATATTAGTCCTCTATCAATCATCATCGAAATGCGTCGTTATTTAGTAATGGAACAAAGTGCAGCACCTATGGAATTGAACAACATGATGAGTAATATTGAAAACAACGGTGCTCCTTGGCCTTACAATCAAATGGATCGTTTAAATTGGGTAAACGAATAA
- a CDS encoding protease complex subunit PrcB family protein: protein MIKFLPIIFLVFSCSTPKEVVEDNSFSVFYKNDYGGNEKPSHVLIQDNESYIKLIESLKIDETEFSKFLTVDFKKKNVLVLYQGQKNTGGYAIDIESISKVNNTIHVKKKEITPKKGDLVTTALTSPFCIALIPKGNTIIIE from the coding sequence ATGATTAAATTTTTACCAATAATATTTTTGGTTTTTTCATGCAGTACTCCTAAGGAGGTTGTTGAAGATAATTCTTTTTCTGTTTTTTATAAGAACGATTATGGAGGAAATGAAAAACCTAGTCATGTTTTGATTCAAGATAATGAATCGTATATTAAGTTGATAGAATCTCTTAAAATTGACGAAACGGAGTTCTCAAAATTTTTAACTGTCGATTTTAAGAAAAAGAATGTTTTGGTTTTGTATCAAGGTCAAAAAAATACTGGAGGTTATGCAATTGATATTGAATCGATCTCAAAAGTTAACAATACAATTCATGTAAAGAAAAAAGAAATAACACCAAAAAAAGGAGATTTAGTAACAACTGCATTAACATCACCTTTTTGTATAGCGCTTATTCCAAAAGGAAATACGATAATTATTGAATAA
- the bshA gene encoding N-acetyl-alpha-D-glucosaminyl L-malate synthase BshA yields MKIAIVCYPTFGGSGVVATELGLELAKRGHEIHFITYSQPVRLALLNPNVHYHEVHVPEYPLFHYQPYELALSSKLVDMVKLYKIDVLHVHYAIPHAYAGFMAKQMLADEGIHIPMVTTLHGTDITLVGNHPFYKPAVCFSINKSDVVTSVSQSLKDDTYRLFEIQKEIKVIPNFIEVNKSKLKENIPCHRSLMASENEKIVTHISNFRKVKRIDDIIRIFYEIQKEIPSKLMMVGEGPEKESAEQLCEQLGIQNKVIFFGNSNEIDKILCFSDLFLLPSETESFGLAALEAMACGVPVISSNSGGLPEVNKDGFSGYLSNVGDVAKMSQDAISLLSDDEKLKQFKVNALETAKLFDIQNIMPLYEQLYFKAINSK; encoded by the coding sequence ATGAAAATTGCTATTGTTTGTTATCCTACATTTGGTGGAAGTGGTGTTGTAGCTACCGAACTTGGTTTGGAATTAGCTAAAAGAGGTCACGAAATACACTTTATAACTTATAGTCAACCAGTGCGTTTGGCGTTGTTAAATCCAAATGTACACTATCATGAAGTTCACGTTCCAGAATATCCGTTGTTTCATTACCAACCTTATGAGTTAGCACTTTCAAGTAAATTGGTAGATATGGTAAAACTATATAAAATAGATGTATTGCATGTGCATTATGCAATTCCTCATGCTTATGCGGGCTTTATGGCAAAACAAATGTTAGCCGATGAAGGAATTCATATTCCTATGGTTACAACGCTTCATGGAACCGATATTACTTTAGTTGGAAATCATCCTTTTTATAAACCAGCAGTTTGTTTTAGTATCAATAAATCAGATGTGGTTACAAGTGTTTCTCAAAGTTTGAAAGACGATACTTATCGATTATTTGAGATTCAGAAAGAAATTAAAGTAATACCAAATTTCATTGAAGTCAATAAATCGAAATTGAAAGAAAACATTCCTTGCCACCGTTCTTTAATGGCTTCTGAAAATGAAAAGATAGTTACTCATATTTCAAACTTTAGAAAAGTAAAACGAATTGATGATATTATACGAATATTTTATGAAATTCAAAAAGAAATTCCTTCAAAATTAATGATGGTTGGAGAAGGTCCTGAAAAAGAAAGTGCAGAACAATTATGCGAACAATTAGGAATTCAAAACAAAGTGATTTTCTTTGGAAACAGTAATGAGATTGACAAAATTTTATGTTTCTCCGATTTATTTTTATTACCATCTGAAACTGAGAGTTTTGGTTTAGCTGCTTTAGAAGCTATGGCTTGTGGAGTACCTGTTATTTCGAGTAATTCTGGAGGTTTACCAGAAGTTAATAAAGATGGTTTTTCTGGATATTTAAGTAATGTAGGAGATGTCGCAAAAATGAGTCAAGATGCTATTTCATTATTAAGTGATGATGAGAAATTAAAACAATTCAAAGTGAATGCTCTAGAAACGGCAAAACTTTTTGATATTCAAAATATCATGCCTTTATATGAACAACTTTATTTTAAAGCAATAAATTCAAAATAA
- a CDS encoding ABC transporter ATPase — MFVPFDTLPEEAKIWIYQSNRKFSDEEIQEIEAELKFFLDNWSSHGQSLEASFVTRYNRFIIIAVNQNVQAATGCSIDASVQFIQNLEQKYNVDLLDKMNVTFKVGEHVAFKPLIEFKKMAKEKAVSENTIVFNNLLNTVGELQDFWEVPASESWHNRFF; from the coding sequence ATGTTTGTACCGTTTGATACGTTGCCAGAAGAAGCTAAAATTTGGATTTATCAGTCAAATAGAAAGTTTTCTGATGAAGAAATTCAAGAAATTGAAGCAGAATTAAAATTCTTCTTAGACAATTGGTCTTCTCATGGACAAAGTCTTGAAGCTTCATTTGTAACGCGTTACAATCGATTTATTATAATTGCGGTAAATCAAAATGTGCAAGCTGCTACAGGTTGTTCTATTGATGCTTCTGTACAATTCATTCAGAATTTAGAACAAAAATACAATGTTGATTTGTTAGACAAAATGAATGTAACATTCAAAGTAGGAGAACATGTTGCTTTTAAACCACTTATCGAATTCAAGAAAATGGCAAAGGAAAAAGCCGTTTCTGAAAACACAATTGTATTCAATAATTTATTAAATACTGTTGGAGAATTACAAGATTTTTGGGAAGTTCCTGCAAGTGAAAGCTGGCATAATCGATTTTTTTAG
- a CDS encoding glycoside hydrolase family 3 N-terminal domain-containing protein, producing MRNFFILLFSIVSIYSSHAQKSTKPALPTKVVSQQVWVDSIYNQFSFEEKVGQLFMVAAYSNKDEAHNKSIDKLVEDYKIGGLIFFQGGPVRQAKLTNRYQSKAKVPLFIGIDAEWGLSMRLDSTYRYPWNMTLGAVQDMKLIEKTGNQMAKQSKRMGIHFNFAPVVDINTNPKNPIIGNRSFGETKEVVTSRAVALMKGLQDEGVYATAKHFPGHGDTSTDSHHTLPVVNFDRNRLNEIELFPYRELIKNGLASVMVAHLNVPSLEPRENYPTSISYPVVTDLLKKELQFEGLIFTDALNMKGASNFKKPGDIDLEAFLAGNDVLLFAENVPLAIKKFKEAYEKGIITEERLMYSVKKILAYKFKANLNNYKPIVIDNLYKDLNAVEFEALNYKLYENAITVIKNNEKLVPVRDIDKEKIAYIKLGNDNSDIFLSQLRNYASISEITNKNLDSVLVQLQDYTKVIIGYHKQDGAWRNHNLNFKEMLWINQIAKQNDVILTCFTKPYSLTNLKNFEDIETIIIAYQNNDIAQTIAPQIIFGAMGAKGKLPVSIDDEFKVKEGIETLEIKRLGFSIPENVGMNSKVLTKIDSIANYAISKKMTPGLQVVVARKGKVIYQKSFGNHTYESSQKVLNTDVYDIASLTKIVATLPNVMQEFDKGHLTLETKLKTMLPVAKNSNKANATVLDMLTHQARFQPWIPFYKATLDSLNRPSTHYYRSQYSVDFPIHVAENLYLRKDYNDTIIKTILDSELLPKKQYKYSDFTFILFKEYLEQHNKKTLEDLAHDNFYVSLGANSIMYNPLGKINANRVIPTENDTYFRHQLVQGYVHDMAAAMQGGISGHAGLFANALDIAKLMQMYLQKGSYGGKTYISQNTFNMFNTCYFCKDGNRRGVGFDKPQLGNEGPTCGCVSLTSFGHTGFTGTMTWADPDKEIVYVFLSNRTYPDSNASNKLSKENIRENIQKVIYESIIE from the coding sequence ATGCGAAATTTTTTCATACTATTATTTTCAATAGTTTCCATATATTCATCACACGCTCAAAAATCTACAAAACCAGCGTTACCCACTAAAGTTGTTTCACAACAAGTTTGGGTAGATAGTATTTACAACCAATTTTCCTTTGAAGAAAAAGTTGGGCAATTGTTTATGGTTGCTGCTTATTCTAATAAAGATGAAGCACATAATAAATCAATTGATAAACTTGTTGAAGATTACAAAATAGGTGGATTAATCTTTTTTCAAGGAGGTCCAGTTCGTCAAGCCAAACTTACAAATCGTTATCAGTCAAAAGCAAAAGTTCCTTTGTTTATTGGAATTGACGCAGAGTGGGGTTTAAGTATGCGATTGGATTCTACTTATCGTTATCCTTGGAACATGACTCTTGGTGCAGTTCAGGATATGAAATTGATTGAAAAAACAGGAAATCAAATGGCAAAACAATCAAAAAGAATGGGAATCCATTTCAATTTTGCTCCTGTAGTTGATATCAATACCAATCCAAAAAATCCAATTATTGGAAATCGTTCTTTTGGAGAAACAAAAGAAGTGGTTACATCACGTGCTGTTGCTTTAATGAAAGGTTTGCAAGATGAGGGTGTTTATGCGACAGCCAAACATTTTCCTGGACATGGAGATACTTCAACTGATTCACATCATACACTACCAGTTGTAAATTTTGATCGTAATCGCTTAAATGAGATTGAGTTATTCCCATATAGAGAATTGATTAAAAATGGATTAGCAAGTGTTATGGTGGCGCATTTGAATGTGCCAAGTTTAGAGCCTAGAGAAAATTATCCAACTTCAATTTCGTATCCTGTTGTAACCGATTTATTAAAGAAAGAATTACAATTTGAAGGTTTAATTTTTACGGATGCATTAAACATGAAAGGTGCTAGTAATTTTAAAAAACCTGGAGATATTGATTTAGAAGCATTTTTAGCTGGAAATGATGTGTTGTTATTTGCTGAAAATGTTCCTCTTGCCATTAAAAAATTCAAAGAAGCTTACGAAAAAGGTATTATTACTGAAGAACGATTAATGTATTCGGTAAAAAAAATATTGGCATACAAATTCAAAGCTAATTTAAATAATTACAAACCAATTGTAATTGATAATTTATATAAAGATTTAAATGCGGTTGAATTTGAAGCCTTAAATTATAAATTATACGAAAATGCTATAACAGTAATTAAGAATAATGAAAAGTTAGTTCCGGTTAGAGATATCGATAAAGAAAAAATCGCTTACATCAAATTAGGTAACGACAATTCAGATATTTTTCTATCTCAATTGAGAAATTATGCTTCTATAAGTGAGATTACAAACAAAAACTTAGATTCGGTTTTAGTTCAATTGCAAGATTATACAAAGGTTATTATTGGTTATCACAAACAAGATGGCGCTTGGAGAAATCACAATTTGAATTTCAAAGAAATGTTATGGATTAACCAAATTGCAAAACAAAATGATGTAATCTTAACATGTTTTACAAAACCTTATTCTTTAACAAACTTAAAGAATTTTGAAGATATTGAAACCATAATTATTGCTTATCAAAATAACGATATTGCTCAAACAATTGCTCCACAAATCATTTTTGGTGCTATGGGTGCTAAAGGAAAATTACCTGTTTCAATAGATGATGAATTTAAGGTTAAGGAAGGAATTGAAACATTAGAAATAAAACGTTTGGGATTTTCGATACCAGAAAATGTTGGAATGAATTCTAAAGTTCTAACAAAAATTGATTCCATTGCTAATTATGCAATTTCAAAAAAAATGACACCTGGACTTCAGGTTGTAGTGGCAAGAAAAGGAAAAGTAATTTATCAAAAATCATTTGGTAATCATACTTATGAATCTTCTCAAAAGGTTTTAAATACAGATGTTTACGATATTGCTTCTTTAACTAAAATTGTTGCAACGTTACCAAATGTTATGCAAGAATTCGATAAAGGTCATTTAACATTAGAAACCAAGTTAAAAACGATGTTACCAGTTGCTAAGAATTCAAATAAAGCCAACGCAACGGTTTTAGATATGCTTACGCATCAAGCTAGATTTCAACCTTGGATTCCGTTTTACAAAGCTACTTTAGATAGTTTAAACCGACCGAGTACACATTATTACAGAAGTCAATATTCAGTAGATTTTCCAATTCATGTTGCTGAAAATTTATATTTAAGAAAAGATTACAACGATACCATTATCAAAACAATTTTGGATAGTGAGTTGTTACCCAAAAAACAATACAAATACAGCGATTTTACATTTATTCTTTTTAAAGAATATTTAGAGCAACACAATAAAAAAACGCTAGAAGATTTAGCTCATGATAATTTTTACGTTTCGTTAGGAGCAAACTCTATTATGTACAATCCTTTGGGTAAAATAAATGCAAATAGAGTTATTCCAACTGAAAATGATACTTATTTTCGTCATCAATTAGTTCAAGGATATGTTCACGATATGGCTGCTGCTATGCAAGGTGGTATTTCAGGTCATGCCGGTTTGTTTGCCAATGCTTTAGATATTGCTAAGCTTATGCAAATGTATCTTCAAAAAGGTTCTTATGGTGGTAAAACTTATATTTCGCAAAATACATTTAATATGTTCAATACGTGTTATTTTTGTAAAGATGGAAATAGAAGAGGAGTTGGGTTTGATAAACCGCAATTAGGAAATGAAGGACCAACTTGTGGATGTGTTTCATTAACTAGTTTTGGACATACTGGTTTTACTGGAACTATGACATGGGCTGATCCTGATAAAGAAATTGTTTATGTTTTCTTATCAAATAGAACCTATCCAGATTCAAATGCAAGTAATAAATTATCGAAAGAAAATATCAGAGAGAATATTCAAAAAGTTATTTACGAATCTATAATTGAATAA